From Prochlorococcus sp. MIT 1223, the proteins below share one genomic window:
- a CDS encoding trypsin-like peptidase domain-containing protein: MRKILLLFFLTVFLGISPVFASQNSNVEYEHSFVSTAVKNVAPSVVRIDTERTIDRQAFDPTLIDPLLRDLLGEPEIGPERQRGQGSGFLIDSNGLILTNAHVVEKVDEVSVTLSNGDELDGFVVGTDPVTDIALVRLEGSNKLNAAPLGDSEALEVGDWAIALGTPFGLERTVTLGIVSSLHRDINSLGFSDKRLDLIQTDAAINPGNSGGPLVNAIGEVIGINTLVRSGPGAGLGFAIPINLANKVTEQILSDGEVVHPYLGLQLVALTVRIAKEHNLDPNSLIQLPERAGALVQTVVPDSPAEKAGLRRGDLVISAEGSEIYNPQSLLQKVESAEIGKPFDLEVLRNSQEIKLAIKPQRLPGVG, from the coding sequence ATGAGGAAAATTTTATTGCTGTTTTTTTTGACAGTTTTTCTAGGGATTAGCCCTGTTTTTGCATCGCAAAATTCTAATGTTGAGTATGAACATAGTTTCGTATCTACTGCTGTAAAGAATGTCGCTCCTTCTGTTGTTCGAATAGATACTGAAAGGACCATTGATCGCCAAGCTTTTGACCCAACATTGATTGACCCTCTTTTAAGAGATTTATTAGGTGAGCCAGAAATTGGTCCAGAAAGACAAAGAGGCCAAGGTTCTGGTTTTTTAATAGATTCTAATGGTCTTATTCTTACTAATGCACATGTAGTAGAGAAGGTTGACGAAGTTAGTGTCACACTTTCGAATGGAGATGAATTGGATGGCTTTGTAGTAGGGACCGATCCTGTTACTGATATAGCGCTTGTAAGGTTAGAGGGAAGTAATAAATTAAATGCAGCTCCTCTAGGAGATTCAGAGGCCCTTGAAGTTGGAGATTGGGCTATTGCTCTTGGGACTCCCTTTGGCCTAGAAAGAACAGTTACCCTTGGTATCGTAAGTAGCCTCCATCGAGATATAAATAGCCTGGGCTTTTCGGATAAAAGACTTGATTTAATTCAAACCGATGCAGCTATAAATCCAGGCAATTCTGGTGGTCCATTGGTTAATGCGATTGGAGAAGTTATTGGCATTAATACTCTTGTTAGATCAGGTCCAGGAGCAGGATTAGGCTTTGCAATTCCAATAAATCTTGCAAATAAAGTAACAGAACAAATTCTTTCTGACGGAGAAGTTGTACATCCTTACTTAGGCCTTCAACTCGTTGCTTTAACTGTTCGAATTGCAAAAGAACATAACCTTGATCCCAATTCATTAATTCAATTGCCCGAGAGAGCAGGTGCATTAGTTCAAACAGTGGTTCCAGACAGTCCAGCCGAGAAAGCAGGTTTAAGAAGAGGCGATCTGGTTATATCAGCTGAAGGTAGTGAAATTTATAATCCGCAATCATTACTGCAAAAAGTTGAATCAGCGGAAATAGGAAAACCTTTTGATTTAGAGGTATTAAGGAATAGTCAAGAGATAAAACTTGCTATAAAACCTCAACGATTACCAGGAGTTGGGTAG
- the rpiA gene encoding ribose 5-phosphate isomerase A, which produces MSDLQLKMKEAVANAAVDQIQNGMTLGLGSGSTAALMIRALGRKLADGSLKNIVGVTTSFQGEVLASELDIPLKSLSAVSKIDLAIDGADEVDPNFQLIKGGGACHVQEKLVASLADRFVVVVDSTKIVNRLNLDFLLPVEVLPDAWNQVKNRLEEMGAKTQLRMAQKKAGPVVTDQGNLVLDIKFKDGITDSESLEKSINNIPGVLENGLFVNLTDEVLLGNVENGIVGVNSLEKS; this is translated from the coding sequence ATGTCTGATCTTCAATTGAAAATGAAAGAAGCTGTTGCTAATGCAGCAGTTGACCAAATACAAAATGGAATGACGCTTGGATTGGGTTCAGGTTCTACTGCTGCTTTGATGATTAGAGCTTTAGGTAGAAAGCTTGCAGATGGCAGTTTGAAAAATATTGTTGGAGTAACCACTTCTTTTCAAGGCGAAGTACTGGCTTCCGAATTAGACATTCCCTTGAAAAGTCTTTCTGCTGTATCCAAAATTGATCTTGCAATTGACGGAGCAGATGAAGTTGACCCTAACTTTCAACTTATTAAAGGAGGGGGAGCCTGTCACGTTCAAGAAAAATTAGTTGCTTCTCTTGCAGACAGATTTGTAGTCGTGGTTGATTCAACAAAGATTGTAAATCGTCTTAATCTAGATTTTTTATTACCTGTCGAAGTTTTGCCTGATGCATGGAATCAAGTTAAAAATAGATTAGAAGAAATGGGTGCAAAAACCCAATTAAGAATGGCCCAAAAAAAGGCAGGTCCAGTTGTTACTGATCAAGGAAACCTTGTTCTTGATATTAAATTTAAAGATGGCATAACAGATTCAGAAAGTCTTGAGAAGTCAATTAATAATATTCCTGGAGTATTAGAAAATGGACTATTTGTTAATCTCACGGATGAGGTTTTATTAGGAAATGTGGAGAATGGAATTGTAGGAGTTAATTCTCTTGAGAAGTCTTGA
- the hisD gene encoding histidinol dehydrogenase: MKTNTNKKTSLNRLKIKSVQNLKEASEALDKITKRTSGRAQRKAINIVESILNEVEETGDKAISKYTEKFDGFIPNPIEVDPIKLKKAWDSTPLSLQNALKTAYKRIKNFHTLQVPKDILIEGEYGEQLGRRWKPVQKAGIYVPGGRAAYPSTVLMNAIPALVAGVEEIAMVTPAGLDGEINTTVLAAAHLVGITKVFRIGGAQAIAGLAFGTESIPKVDVISGPGNLYVTLAKKFVYGKVGIDSLAGPSEVLIIADKSANKTQVAADLLAQAEHDPLAAAILITTESNLVNTITTEIENQLENHPRAEICKSSLENWGLIIHCKDIKSCAKLSDEFAPEHLELLIQNPNDLAKNIKNAGAIFLGPWSPEAIGDYLAGPNHTLPTSGTARFSGALSVETFMKNTSTIQFTSNALEKTKKDVIELALSEGLHSHAQSIKIRSIKTSQEN, from the coding sequence TTGAAGACAAACACTAATAAAAAAACAAGCCTTAACAGGCTAAAGATTAAGTCTGTCCAAAACCTCAAAGAAGCCTCTGAGGCGCTAGATAAAATCACGAAAAGGACTAGTGGTAGGGCTCAAAGAAAAGCCATAAATATTGTCGAGTCAATTCTTAACGAGGTTGAAGAAACAGGGGACAAAGCAATCTCTAAATACACCGAGAAATTTGACGGATTTATCCCAAATCCAATTGAAGTCGATCCTATTAAGCTTAAAAAAGCTTGGGATTCAACGCCTTTATCACTGCAAAATGCGCTTAAAACAGCTTATAAGCGTATAAAAAATTTTCACACGCTTCAAGTCCCTAAAGATATCTTGATCGAAGGAGAATATGGAGAACAACTCGGGAGGAGATGGAAACCTGTTCAAAAAGCTGGGATATATGTTCCTGGAGGAAGAGCCGCCTATCCAAGCACTGTTCTTATGAATGCTATCCCAGCTCTTGTGGCTGGTGTAGAAGAGATTGCAATGGTTACTCCTGCAGGTTTAGACGGAGAAATAAATACAACAGTTCTTGCAGCTGCTCACTTAGTTGGCATAACAAAAGTGTTTCGCATAGGAGGGGCGCAAGCAATTGCAGGACTAGCTTTTGGAACAGAAAGTATTCCTAAAGTTGATGTTATTAGTGGGCCTGGAAATTTATATGTGACTTTGGCTAAAAAATTTGTATATGGCAAAGTTGGAATTGATTCACTTGCTGGCCCCAGTGAAGTACTCATAATTGCCGACAAGAGCGCCAATAAAACTCAAGTTGCAGCAGATCTCCTTGCTCAAGCAGAGCATGATCCTCTGGCTGCAGCCATATTAATAACAACAGAATCAAACCTAGTTAATACAATCACTACAGAAATTGAGAATCAACTCGAAAATCACCCAAGAGCAGAAATATGTAAGAGCTCTCTTGAGAACTGGGGCCTAATAATTCACTGCAAAGATATCAAATCTTGCGCAAAGCTAAGCGATGAATTCGCTCCAGAGCATTTAGAGCTACTCATTCAAAACCCTAATGATCTCGCAAAAAACATAAAGAACGCAGGAGCTATATTCCTTGGTCCTTGGAGTCCAGAAGCTATAGGAGATTATCTAGCTGGACCAAACCATACACTTCCTACATCTGGTACTGCAAGATTTAGTGGGGCTCTAAGTGTCGAAACATTTATGAAAAATACATCCACAATTCAATTCACCTCTAATGCTCTTGAGAAAACAAAGAAAGATGTGATTGAATTAGCACTAAGCGAAGGATTACACAGCCATGCTCAATCAATAAAAATAAGATCTATCAAGACTTCTCAAGAGAATTAA
- the rpsT gene encoding 30S ribosomal protein S20, producing the protein MANNNSAKKRIQIAERNRLENKSYQSSVRTLMKRCFAAFGAYETKPGDEARKGLEENINLAFSKIDKAVKRGVLHRNTGANQKSRLSTAFKKAVKSKENN; encoded by the coding sequence GTGGCAAATAACAACTCAGCTAAGAAGCGAATTCAGATTGCAGAACGCAATCGTTTGGAAAACAAATCTTATCAATCTTCCGTGAGAACCTTGATGAAAAGATGTTTTGCAGCTTTTGGAGCCTATGAAACTAAACCTGGTGATGAAGCGAGGAAAGGCTTAGAAGAAAATATCAATCTTGCTTTCAGCAAAATTGATAAAGCGGTAAAGAGAGGGGTTTTGCATCGTAATACTGGAGCAAATCAAAAATCTCGTCTTAGTACTGCGTTTAAAAAAGCAGTTAAGTCAAAGGAAAATAATTAG
- a CDS encoding TatD family hydrolase, with protein MNSYSLIDSHCHIVFENFEGDIDEVASRWRAVGVKSLLHACVEPSEIPAIRALADRFPELRYAVGLHPLDTEHWKANTIDIFREAAINDPRIVAIGELGLDLFKDSNLDQQLSVLRPQIDLANDLDLPVIIHCRDAANEMLDFFSELDKCPNGVMHCWGGTPEEMQNFLDLGFYISFSGTVTFAKATQIHDCAREVPDDRFLVETDCPFLSPVPHRGKRNEPANVEFVAKKISEIKNQSFCSVANNSSANARRLFGLP; from the coding sequence GTGAATTCTTATAGTCTCATTGATAGCCACTGTCATATTGTCTTTGAAAATTTCGAAGGTGATATTGATGAGGTCGCTTCGCGATGGAGGGCTGTAGGAGTCAAAAGTTTGTTGCATGCATGTGTTGAGCCTTCTGAGATTCCTGCTATTCGGGCTTTAGCAGATAGATTCCCTGAACTGAGATATGCAGTTGGATTGCATCCTCTGGATACTGAGCACTGGAAAGCAAATACTATTGATATCTTTCGCGAAGCGGCAATAAATGATCCTCGTATTGTCGCGATTGGTGAACTTGGATTGGATTTGTTTAAAGATTCAAATCTTGATCAACAATTAAGTGTATTAAGGCCTCAGATAGACCTTGCGAATGATCTTGATTTGCCTGTAATTATTCATTGCAGAGATGCCGCTAATGAAATGCTTGATTTTTTTAGTGAATTGGATAAGTGTCCCAACGGAGTTATGCATTGTTGGGGTGGCACTCCTGAAGAGATGCAAAATTTCTTGGACTTAGGTTTTTATATTAGTTTTAGTGGAACAGTTACCTTTGCGAAAGCCACGCAAATCCATGATTGTGCAAGAGAAGTCCCAGATGATCGATTTTTAGTAGAAACTGATTGCCCTTTTCTATCTCCCGTACCTCACAGAGGTAAAAGAAATGAGCCTGCAAATGTTGAGTTTGTAGCAAAGAAGATTTCAGAAATTAAAAACCAATCATTTTGTTCAGTGGCTAATAACAGTTCAGCAAATGCAAGAAGATTGTTTGGGTTACCTTGA
- the rpoB gene encoding DNA-directed RNA polymerase subunit beta, translating to MSRSAIQVAKTVTYLPDLVEVQRSSFKWFLEKGLIEELDSFSPIADYTGKLELHFVGSEYRLKRPRHDVEEAKRRDATFASQMYVTCRLVNKETGEIKEQEVFIGELPLMTERGTFIINGAERVIVNQIVRSPGVYFKDEQDKNGRRTYNASVIPNRGAWLKFETDKNDLLHVRVDKTRKINAHVLMRAMGLSDNDVIDKLRHPEYYKKSIDAANEEGISSEDQALLELYKKLRPGEPPSVSGGQQLLQSRFFDPKRYDLGRVGRYKINKKLRLTIPDNVRTLTHEDVLSTLDYLINLELDVGGASLDDIDHLGNRRVRSVGELLQNQVRVGLNRLERIIKERMTVGETDSLTPAQLVNPKPLVAAIKEFFGSSQLSQFMDQTNPLAELTHKRRISALGPGGLTRERAGFAVRDIHPSHYGRLCPIETPEGPNAGLINSLATHARVNDYGFVETPFWKVEKGVVLKQGDPIYLSADLEDECRVAPGDVATDDQGQIIADLIPVRYRQDFEKVPPEQVDYVQLSPVQVISVATSLIPFVEHDDANRALMGSNMQRQAVPLLRPERPLVGTGLETQVARDSGMVPISKVNGTVVFVDATAIVVRDEDGNDHTHYLQKYQRSNQDTCLNQRPIVSNGDPVIVGQVLADGSACEGGEIALGQNVLIAYMPWEGYNYEDAILVSERLVKDDLYTSVHIEKYEIEARQTKLGPEEITREIPNVSEENLGNLDEMGIIRIGAFVESGDILVGKVTPKGESDQPPEEKLLRAIFGEKARDVRDNSLRVPSTERGRVVDVRIYTREQGDELPPGANMVVRCYVAQRRKIQVGDKMAGRHGNKGIISRILPREDMPYLPDGTPVDIVLNPLGVPSRMNVGQVFELLMGWAAANLDCRVKVIPFDEMYGAEKSQQTVQAFLKEAAKQPGKEWVYNPDNPGKLLLHDGRTGKPFDQPVAVGYSHFLKLVHLVDDKIHARSTGPYSLVTQQPLGGKAQQGGQRLGEMEVWALEAYGAAYTLQELLTVKSDDMQGRNEALNAIVKGKPIPRPGTPESFKVLMRELQSLGLDIGVYTDDGKEVDLMQDVNPRRSTPSRPTYESLGVSDYDDD from the coding sequence ATGAGCAGAAGCGCGATTCAGGTAGCAAAGACTGTTACGTATCTGCCAGATTTGGTGGAGGTTCAGAGGTCTAGTTTTAAATGGTTTTTAGAAAAAGGACTGATTGAAGAACTTGACAGTTTTTCTCCTATTGCTGATTACACAGGGAAATTAGAGTTGCATTTTGTAGGTAGCGAATATCGATTAAAGCGTCCACGGCATGATGTTGAGGAAGCAAAAAGAAGAGATGCAACTTTTGCCTCTCAAATGTATGTAACTTGCCGATTAGTAAACAAAGAAACTGGAGAGATAAAAGAACAAGAAGTATTTATTGGCGAATTGCCTTTGATGACAGAAAGAGGCACTTTTATTATTAATGGTGCTGAGCGGGTAATTGTAAATCAGATAGTTAGAAGTCCAGGTGTTTACTTTAAAGATGAGCAGGATAAGAATGGTCGTAGAACTTATAATGCAAGTGTTATTCCTAATCGTGGAGCATGGTTGAAATTTGAAACCGATAAAAATGATTTACTTCATGTTCGTGTAGATAAAACCAGGAAGATTAATGCGCATGTTTTGATGCGAGCGATGGGATTATCTGATAATGATGTGATTGATAAATTAAGACACCCTGAATATTATAAAAAATCTATTGATGCTGCGAACGAAGAAGGAATTAGTTCTGAAGATCAAGCTTTACTTGAGTTATATAAAAAGTTAAGACCTGGAGAGCCTCCTTCAGTAAGTGGCGGACAGCAACTATTACAAAGTAGATTCTTTGATCCGAAGCGTTATGACTTAGGAAGAGTAGGCAGATATAAAATAAATAAGAAATTACGTTTAACTATTCCAGATAATGTTCGAACACTTACTCATGAAGATGTCCTTTCAACTCTTGATTATTTAATTAATTTAGAGCTTGATGTTGGTGGAGCATCTTTAGACGATATTGACCACTTAGGTAATCGTAGAGTTAGATCTGTTGGCGAGTTATTACAAAACCAAGTTCGTGTTGGATTGAATCGACTTGAAAGGATAATTAAAGAACGAATGACAGTTGGTGAAACTGATTCTTTAACCCCTGCTCAGTTAGTCAATCCAAAGCCCCTTGTAGCAGCGATTAAAGAGTTTTTTGGTTCTAGTCAGTTGAGTCAGTTTATGGATCAAACTAATCCACTGGCAGAGCTAACACATAAGAGACGTATATCTGCGCTAGGACCAGGTGGATTAACTAGAGAACGAGCAGGTTTTGCTGTTCGAGATATTCACCCTTCACATTATGGACGCTTGTGTCCAATTGAAACTCCTGAAGGACCGAATGCAGGATTAATCAACTCTCTTGCTACCCATGCAAGAGTAAATGATTATGGTTTTGTTGAAACACCATTCTGGAAAGTCGAAAAAGGAGTTGTATTAAAACAAGGTGATCCAATTTATCTATCAGCTGATTTAGAAGATGAGTGTAGGGTTGCTCCGGGTGATGTGGCAACTGATGATCAAGGCCAAATAATCGCAGATTTGATACCAGTTAGATATAGGCAAGATTTTGAGAAAGTACCTCCAGAACAAGTTGATTATGTGCAGTTATCACCAGTTCAAGTCATATCGGTAGCAACTTCTTTGATTCCATTTGTTGAGCATGATGATGCAAACCGGGCTCTTATGGGTTCAAATATGCAGAGGCAAGCTGTGCCTCTCTTGCGGCCAGAAAGACCATTGGTGGGAACTGGATTGGAGACACAAGTTGCTAGAGATTCTGGAATGGTTCCCATTTCCAAAGTTAATGGAACAGTGGTTTTTGTAGATGCAACTGCGATCGTAGTGAGAGATGAAGACGGTAATGATCACACACATTATTTGCAGAAGTATCAAAGGTCTAATCAAGACACTTGTCTGAACCAAAGACCCATAGTTTCTAATGGTGACCCAGTAATTGTTGGGCAGGTTTTAGCAGATGGATCAGCTTGTGAAGGAGGTGAAATCGCTTTAGGTCAAAATGTTTTAATTGCCTACATGCCTTGGGAAGGATATAACTATGAAGATGCAATATTGGTAAGTGAAAGATTAGTAAAGGATGATCTATATACATCGGTACACATTGAAAAATATGAGATAGAAGCAAGACAAACTAAATTGGGGCCCGAAGAAATTACCAGAGAAATCCCCAATGTCTCAGAAGAAAATCTAGGCAATCTTGATGAAATGGGAATAATACGTATTGGCGCTTTTGTTGAAAGTGGTGACATACTTGTTGGGAAAGTAACTCCTAAAGGAGAGTCAGATCAACCACCAGAAGAAAAGTTATTAAGAGCTATATTTGGGGAAAAAGCAAGAGATGTAAGAGATAACTCGCTCAGAGTTCCTAGTACTGAAAGAGGTCGTGTAGTTGATGTTCGAATTTACACTAGAGAACAAGGAGATGAGTTACCACCTGGTGCGAACATGGTTGTCAGATGTTATGTCGCACAACGTAGGAAAATCCAGGTTGGGGACAAAATGGCAGGTAGGCATGGCAATAAAGGAATCATCAGTCGGATACTGCCTAGAGAAGATATGCCATATCTTCCAGATGGCACACCTGTAGATATTGTTCTAAACCCACTTGGTGTTCCTAGTCGTATGAATGTTGGCCAGGTATTTGAGCTTTTGATGGGTTGGGCGGCAGCAAACTTGGATTGCAGAGTGAAAGTTATCCCATTTGATGAGATGTATGGTGCCGAAAAATCACAGCAGACAGTTCAGGCATTTTTAAAGGAAGCAGCCAAGCAACCTGGAAAAGAATGGGTATATAACCCTGACAATCCAGGGAAATTACTACTGCATGATGGAAGGACAGGTAAACCATTTGATCAGCCTGTTGCAGTTGGTTACTCGCACTTCCTGAAATTGGTTCATTTGGTAGACGATAAAATTCATGCACGCTCTACTGGTCCATATTCATTAGTTACACAGCAACCGTTAGGTGGTAAAGCTCAGCAAGGGGGACAACGTCTTGGGGAAATGGAAGTATGGGCTCTAGAGGCATATGGTGCTGCTTATACTTTGCAGGAATTATTAACTGTTAAATCAGATGATATGCAAGGACGGAATGAAGCCTTGAACGCAATAGTAAAAGGTAAACCAATTCCTAGACCTGGCACTCCAGAATCCTTCAAGGTTTTAATGCGCGAGCTTCAATCACTAGGTTTAGATATTGGGGTATATACGGATGATGGGAAAGAGGTTGATCTTATGCAAGATGTAAATCCCCGAAGGAGTACTCCAAGTAGACCTACTTATGAATCTCTAGGTGTATCTGATTATGACGATGATTAA